The Xenopus laevis strain J_2021 chromosome 5L, Xenopus_laevis_v10.1, whole genome shotgun sequence genome has a segment encoding these proteins:
- the commd1.L gene encoding copper metabolism domain containing 1 L homeolog isoform X2: MADAEGAKRLTGLLNGIAQSSYYGNADITEELLKSELYPNLPADQFRALLEKMRGLLKSIVSADMDINQIDAFLTAQAKKQGGITTEQAAVIAKFWKNHKRKIRESVVSQSRLENNLKSMNWRIDLKSQSRHTDQENSPVAIVEMEIGKNDKIQHE, from the exons ATGGCAGATGCAGAGGGCGCCAAGCGTTTGACAGGACTGCTGAATGGCATCGCTCAGAGTAGTTACTATGGCAACGCAGACATCACCGAGGAGTTGTTGAAGAGTGAGCTGTACCCTAATTTACCGGCAGACCAGTTCAGGGCCTTGCTGGAGAAAATGAGAGGTCTTCTTAAG TCTATTGTCTCTGCAGATATGGATATAAACCAGATTGATGCCTTTCTGACTGCCCAGGCTAAAAAGCAAGGAGGCATCACAACAGAACAGGCTGCGGTTATAGCTAAATTCTGGAAAAACCACAAGAGGAAAATACGTGAGAGCGTGGTCAGTCAGAGCAGGTTGGAAAACAATCTAAAGAGCATGAATTGGAGAATCGACCTCAAGTCACAGTCCAGGCACACGGATCAGGAAAACAGCCCTGTTGCCATAGTGGAAATGGAGATCGGAAAGAATGACAAG
- the commd1.L gene encoding copper metabolism domain containing 1 L homeolog isoform X3 — MADAEGAKRLTGLLNGIAQSSYYGNADITEELLKSELYPNLPADQFRALLEKMRGLLKSIVSADMDINQIDAFLTAQAKKQGGITTEQAAVIAKFWKNHKRKIRESVVSQSRLENNLKSMNWRIDLKSQSRHTDQENSPVAIVEMEIGKNDKL; from the exons ATGGCAGATGCAGAGGGCGCCAAGCGTTTGACAGGACTGCTGAATGGCATCGCTCAGAGTAGTTACTATGGCAACGCAGACATCACCGAGGAGTTGTTGAAGAGTGAGCTGTACCCTAATTTACCGGCAGACCAGTTCAGGGCCTTGCTGGAGAAAATGAGAGGTCTTCTTAAG TCTATTGTCTCTGCAGATATGGATATAAACCAGATTGATGCCTTTCTGACTGCCCAGGCTAAAAAGCAAGGAGGCATCACAACAGAACAGGCTGCGGTTATAGCTAAATTCTGGAAAAACCACAAGAGGAAAATACGTGAGAGCGTGGTCAGTCAGAGCAGGTTGGAAAACAATCTAAAGAGCATGAATTGGAGAATCGACCTCAAGTCACAGTCCAGGCACACGGATCAGGAAAACAGCCCTGTTGCCATAGTGGAAATGGAGATCGGAAAGAATGACAAG ctGTAG